The segment ACGGTCAGGCTGTCGCCGCCCGCGGGGACCTGCATCGTGAAGCTGGTGCAGCCCTTGGTGTGCCCCGGCGTCAGATGCGCGACCAGCGTGTTGGTGCCGAGGTGGATTTCCTCGCCGTCCTTCAACTGCCCGTCGACCTTCACCGGCGGCGCGGTGAAGCGGATATCGGGACGATAGTCCGATTTGCCCGCCTCCAGCGCGGGGGTGTCAGCCGCGCTGGCCAGCAGCCGGGCGCCGGTGCGGCGCTTAAGCTCGGCCAAGCCGCCTTCGTGGTCCCAATGCGCGTGGTTGATCAGCAGGATCTTCACGTCGCCGAGCCTGAAGCCCAGCTTCTCGATGTTGGCGGAGATCAGCGGCGCGCTTTCGGGCATGCCGCCGTCGATCAGGATATGCCCCTGCGGGCTCGTGATCAGATAGGCCGAAATCCCCGCGGTGCCGACATAGTGGACATTGCCGAGGATCCGGAACGGCGCCATGGGCTGGTTCCAGTCGGCGCGGGTCTTGGCCCAGTCGGTGCTCTGCGCCAGCGCCGGGGATGCGAGGCCAAGTGCCGAGGCCGCAAGCAGAATCCGGATCATCGTCGATTTCCCTTCGCGGCGCTGAATGGAGGCTGGACGGTGGGCGGGTCAAGCCATGGCTGGTGCGCGGTCGTGCGGACGGTGCGCACCGTCGCGCCCTTAAGGGTCACCGCGACCCCGCCGGTAGAATCGAGTACCCCCCGATCGAGCCGCAGCCAGCGGGGCTCGCAGGCGCGAGGCAGCCGCCTTTCGCTCACCACGATGTCGCTCGACGCGCACACCGCGACAAGTTCGCGCCACGCGACCGGATAGACGCTGCGGGTCGCCGCGATCCGCCAGCGTCGGCCGCCCTGCACCACTTCGGCCACGCACAGATCCAGGCTGCATCGCGCATCGGACCGGTCGGCAAGTACCGTCAGCGCATCGGCCTCGACCCCGCCATTCTCCCCCAGCACTTGCCGGGTGAAGTCGCCGGCACGGTCGCGCAGCAATGCAAGACTGCCGTCTGCCATGCGCAGCGCGACGTGCCGCCCGTCGCCTGTCACCAGCAAATCCGGCGCGGGCGTCGCCAGCGCCCATAGTCCGCCGATGCAGAGCGGCACGAGGCCCGCGATCCGCACCGGCGTACGCCACAGGCCCAACCACAACCCTCCCAGAACCATGGAGGCAAAGGCGCCGGCGGGCATCACCGGCAACGCCGCTACCGAACCGGGTGCACTGGCGACGGCGTGGGCTATCCATAGCAACAAGGCCATCGCCTTGTCGGTCAGCCACCAAAAGGGCGTGCCTGCACCGATGAGATCACCCAGCAGCGCGATCGCTTCGAGCGGCATCACCACGAAGGTGGTCAGCGGGATCGCGACGATATTGGCGACCGCGCCGTAGACTCCGCCCTTGTGGAAATGGAACAGCCCGATCGGCATCAGCGCCATCTCGACCAGGATGCCGGTGAGCAGCAGCGAGCCCGCCTCGCGCGCGATGCGCCGCGCCAACCCCTCTTCGCGTGCCTCGAACCAGCGCCGCATGCGCGGGCTTTCGTGCAGCGCGATGATCGCCGCAACGGCGGTAAAGCTCAGCTGAAAGCTGGGACCCGCCAGCGACTCGGGCCATAGCAGAAGCACCACCATCGCCCCGGCAGCGACCAGCCGCAGCGTCAGGGCCTCGCGCCCGAGGCTCAGCGCCACCAGCACCAGCAGCGCGGCGACGCAGGAACGGATCGTCGGCACCTGCCCGCCGGTCAGCCACGTATAGCCGATCGCCGCCAGTGCCCCCGCTCCTGCGGCCACCAGGGGCAGCCGCACATGCAGCGCCAGCCACGGGCTCAGTGCGAGCAGGCGCAGCACCAGCAGCATCGTCGCACCGGTGACGGCCGTGACATGCAGGCCGCTCACCGACAGGAGATGCGCAAGGCCGGCGCGGCGCATTGCCTCGCTATCGTCCTCGGAGATCGCGCCCTCGTCGCCGGTGGCGAGCGCGCTGGCGATGCCGCCCGCACTACCCGGCATCCGCGCCTCGATATGCGCAGACAGCAGGGCGCGCAGATCCTGCGCGGCGTCGGACGGCAGATGGCGCAGCGTTACCGGGTCCAGCGCCTTGCCGGTGGCGCCGATCCCGTCGAACCAGGCGACGCGCCGGAAGTCATAGGCGCCAGGCACCGACGGTCCCGGGGGCGGTACCAGTCGCGCGCGCAGCGATATCAGTGCCCCTGGCCCGAGTCCCGGCGGCACGACGACGGCGTCGACATTCACCCGCAGCCGCGGCGGCAGATCGGCGCGGCGCACCGGCGCAAGGACCAGCCGCACCAGGCCGCGCGCCGGCCGCGACTCGACACGCAGCACGGTCGCGTCAAACTGCGCCACCTGCGGTCGGGCAAGCACCGGCGCCGCCAGATGCTCCGCCCGCCACCAGATCGCGCCGCATCCGACGGCAACCAGCAGGCCGCCCATGAACAGTGCCCGCCCGCTCCGGCCCGGAATGACCGCGCCGCCTCCCGCCACCGCCAGCGCGACGGCGACGAACCCGACCCATTGCCGCGGCCCGTCCAGCAGGAACCACCCGCTGATTCCCGCACCGAATGCGATCGGCAACCAGAGCGGCAACTGTCCGCGCTCGGCCTCCAGCCAGCGTTCCAACCTTTCCCAGGACCAGGACGGCCCATTGGGGAATCGCCAGCCAGGGCCGAGATGAAGGCCCGTAACGCCCCTGTGCGGAGCCACTGCGGCTGGACTGGCCATGGAACGACAGATTGCGAGTGTTGTGACGTCGGCGCAACAGAAGAAACGACGTAAAAGTTCGTTCTGCGTCCATGGTCTGCAAGGAAGCTTACTGTCACACCGAATCGGCTCCCCAGTGTATTTTTATATAACCTATTTGGTTACTCGACGATGTTTGGTGCGGGTATGTCGGGGTGTCCGCGCTGGACGGTAGCGCCCGGGCCACTTCCGCGCCCGACTCGATTGACGGCTCTCGCACCGCAACATCAAAGATTCCGCATGTTCCAAGAGCTATTGCGCCCCCGCCGAAACATTTTCCGCAGCGCCTTTTCGCAGCTGCGCACTCGAATTGGACGAAGCGCCAGCCACTCTGCTAGAGGCAGGCCGCGCCCCCGCCGCCCCTGGTTGCACGCCGCGCTTGACGGATTGGTAACGTGGGATACGGAGGCGCTCGAAGCGGCGGTACGCACCGTCGCGGACGAAGCGGGTGAGAAGCCCGGCGACAGGGCATCGCCGCTGCGTGCGGTGTTAACCGGCCGCCGACCTCTTTCGGCTATCTCCGGCGCCCAGGCGACGCCGGGAACCGAAGGGCACCTCCCCCGCTTCGCAGATCAGATGCGTACACCCGCCTGAAAACGGGTCGAAGGAAAGGACGACTACATGAGCGATACCGCCAAACTGCATGTTGCGGGGAAAGACGTCGAATATCCCGTCCTCAAGGGCAGCACCGGCCCGGACGTCGTCGATATCCGCAAGCTCTATGCGCAGACCGGGGCCTTCACCTACGATCCGGGTTTCACCTCGACCGCGAGCTGCGAGTCGGGCCTGACCTTCATCGATGGCGACGAGGGCGTGCTGCTCCACCGCGGCTACCCGATCGGCCAGCTCGCCGAGAATTCGAGCTTCATGGAAGTCTCGTACCTGCTGCTCAACGGCGAACTGCCGACGCAGGACGAGCTGACCAAGTTCGAGAGCACGATCACCCGCCACACCATGCTGCACGAGCAGCTGGCGACCTTCTATCGCGGCTTCCGTCGCGACGCGCACCCGATGGCGGTGATGTGCGGCGTCGTCGGCGCGCTTTCGGCCTTCTATCACGACTCGACCGACATCACCGATCCGCAGCAGCGCATGATCGCGTCGCACCGCCTGATCGCCAAGATGCCGACGATCGCGGCGATGGCGTACAAGTACAGCGTCGGCCAGCCGTTCCTCTACCCGAAGAACGACCTGAGCTATACCGGCAACTTCCTGCGCATGACGTTCGGCGTCCCGGCCGAGGAATATGAAGTGAATCCGGTGGTGGAGAAGGCGCTCGACCGCATCTTCATCCTCCACGCCGATCACGAGCAGAACGCATCGACCTCGACCGTGCGTCTCGCCGGTTCGTCGGGCGCGAATCCGTTCGCCTGCATCGCGGCCGGCATCGCCTGCCTGTGGGGCCCGGCGCATGGCGGCGCCAACGAAGCCGCGCTCAACATGCTGCAGGAAATCGGCCGTCCGGAGCGCATCCCCGAGTTCATCGCCCGCGCGAAGGACAAGAACGATCCGTTCCGCCTGATGGGCTTCGGCCACCGCGTATACAAGAACTACGATCCGCGCGCGACCGTGATGCAGAAGACCGTGCGAGAAGTGTTTGCCGCGCTCAACGTTTCGGACCCCGTGTTCGAAGTCGCACTGCAGCTTGAGGAAATGGCGCTCAAGGACGATTATTTCGTCGAGAAGAAGCTGTTCCCGAATGTTGACTTCTATTCGGGCGTGATCCTGTCGGCGATCGGCTTCCCGACGACGATGTTCACCGCACTGTTTGCGCTGGCCCGCACCGTCGGCTGGGTGGCGCAGTGGAACGAGATGATCTCGGATCCCGAGCAGAAGATCGGCCGCCCGCGCCAGCTCTACACCGGCCCGACGCAGCGCGACTACGTGCCCGTCAGCCAGCGCTGAGCCCGGCCCCCGGGGCTTCGGCCCCGGCAGCTGAACAAAAAAACGGCGCCCCGCTCTCGCGGTGGCGCCGTTTTCTTTTGGACGTTGGCAAAGCCTCAGCCCGCGGCCTGCCGCTCCACCAGCCGTAGCGGCGGACGCGGGGCGAGCCCGAACATCCGCAGCGCCGTCCCGGCGACGAAGCGCGGGAATTCGCGGCGCTCGACCGGGGCATCCAGCCCCTCGGCCTGCAGCGCCCACAGCCGCTGAAACGCACCGTTCGCGCGCAGCAGCGACAACGGCGCACCGTCCTCGACGATGCGGCCATGCTCAACCACGATCACCCGGTCGAACCCGACCACCGTCGACAGGCGATGCGCAACCGCCAGCACCGTGCGGTGCGCCATCAGCGCATCGAGCGCCTGCTGGACCTCGATCTCCGATCCGGTGTCGAGCGCCGAGGTCGCCTCGTCGAGCAGCACGATCGGCGCCTTGCTCAGGAACGCGCGGGCGATGCCGATGCGCTGGCGCTGGCCGCCGGACAGATTGGTCCCACGCTCGCCGACAATCGTATCATAGCCCTTGGGCAGCAGCGCGATGAAGCCCGTGCAATGCGCCGCCTCGGCCGCGGCACGCACCTCGGCATCGGTGGCGTCGGGGCGCGCGAAGCGGATATTCTCGAGGATCGAGCGGTGGAACAGCAGCACTTCCTGCGGCACCACCGCGACGGCCTGGTGCAGGCTGTCCTGCGTCACCCGGTCGATCGGCTGGCCATCGATCAGCACCCGGCCCGACTGCGGATCGTGCAGGCGCTGGACGAGCTGGAGGATCGTCGACTTGCCGGCACCCGAGGGGCCGACGATGCCGATCTTCTGACCGGGCGCGACCTCCAGCGAGAGGTCGTGCAGCACGGGGCGGCCGGGATGATGGCCGAAGGTGAGGCCTTCGATGCGCACTTCGCCCTCCGTCGCGCGCAGCGGCACGGCGTCGGGGGCGTCTTCCAGTGCGTGCGGGGCGCCGACGATCTCCAGCGTCTCGCGCAGATAGCTGAACTGCTGGCTGGTATCGATCAGCGCCATGGCGAGATCACGCGAGCCGTTGAGCATGCGGAAGGTCATCGCGCTGACGACGACGACGTCGCCCGCGGTAATCCCACCCGCGATCCAGCGCTCGACCGCCCAGACCAGCGCGCCGCCGACCAGGATCACCAGCGCGACGTCATGCAGCACGCGGATGCGCTCGACGAACATCCAGCCGCGCTTCTGCGCCGCCGCTTCGGTCTGGAAGAAGCCGGCGAGCCGCTCGGACTCGCGGCGGCGTGCACCGAACGACTTGATCGCGGCGATGTTGCCGACCAGGTCGACCAGCTCGCCGCCGCTCTCGCTGGCGGCACGGGCAAACGCCTTGTGGTACTTGTCGCCGCGCATGCCGAGGAAGACCAGGCCGGTGCTTGCCGCGACGAAGATGCCGGTGATCGCCACCGCCATGCGCCAGTCGATCGCGAGGAAGATCAGCAACGCGCCGCCGAACGCGATCAGCGGGGGCGTGATCTCCATCAGGATGCGGTGGGTGAGCGCCTGGAACGAGCCCGTCAGCGCGCCGACGCGGTGGCCCAGCGAGCCGCCGCGCTGGTTCTGAAAGAACCCGATATGATGGCCGGTCAGATAGTGGAACATGTCGAGCCGGATGCGCACCCCGCTCGCCACGGTGATGTTGCACAACAACATCGCCGCGCCGCGGACCAGCCCGTTCTCGAGTGCCACCAGGCCCACAAATGCCCCGAGCGCGACATATACCGCCGCGTGCGAGGGCGCCGCGACCGTCATCGAATCGATCAGCAGCTTCATCGCGTATTGTACGCCCACCGCGCTGGAGGCGCCGCCCACCACGAGCAGCGCAAGCAGCGCGAAGGCCAGCGGCCGTCGCGTGACATAGTGGAGCAGGAACCGAGCCGGGCTCTTCAGAAACGGCATGTCGTTCCCCTTCGGGTTTTTCGGGCGCTGCAATGCAACAATCATGCGAGCGAAAAGACCCATCGGGCCATGAACCCTGGGTGAACTTTGCGACAGTTGCGGTTGAACAGTGAAATGGAAGCGACGAAATGCGGCAGAATCTGGGCAGCCTCTGCCCGAATCAACGCTCCTGAATCGCTGCCACCGCCCCGCCGGTCGCCGCGAGATTGAGCGTCAGCGGCGCGTCGCGCGATACGCGCTTGGTCTCCACCTGCACTG is part of the Sphingomonas sp. genome and harbors:
- the bla gene encoding subclass B3 metallo-beta-lactamase, with translation MIRILLAASALGLASPALAQSTDWAKTRADWNQPMAPFRILGNVHYVGTAGISAYLITSPQGHILIDGGMPESAPLISANIEKLGFRLGDVKILLINHAHWDHEGGLAELKRRTGARLLASAADTPALEAGKSDYRPDIRFTAPPVKVDGQLKDGEEIHLGTNTLVAHLTPGHTKGCTSFTMQVPAGGDSLTVLFACSLSVADQPLTPGHGYDAAPADFRATFAKLRATQADVFLSFHAEQFDLAAKRARQVAGNDEAFVDPGELGRRVDIAQKAFEADLKAAHRP
- a CDS encoding ComEC/Rec2 family competence protein, coding for MERWLEAERGQLPLWLPIAFGAGISGWFLLDGPRQWVGFVAVALAVAGGGAVIPGRSGRALFMGGLLVAVGCGAIWWRAEHLAAPVLARPQVAQFDATVLRVESRPARGLVRLVLAPVRRADLPPRLRVNVDAVVVPPGLGPGALISLRARLVPPPGPSVPGAYDFRRVAWFDGIGATGKALDPVTLRHLPSDAAQDLRALLSAHIEARMPGSAGGIASALATGDEGAISEDDSEAMRRAGLAHLLSVSGLHVTAVTGATMLLVLRLLALSPWLALHVRLPLVAAGAGALAAIGYTWLTGGQVPTIRSCVAALLVLVALSLGREALTLRLVAAGAMVVLLLWPESLAGPSFQLSFTAVAAIIALHESPRMRRWFEAREEGLARRIAREAGSLLLTGILVEMALMPIGLFHFHKGGVYGAVANIVAIPLTTFVVMPLEAIALLGDLIGAGTPFWWLTDKAMALLLWIAHAVASAPGSVAALPVMPAGAFASMVLGGLWLGLWRTPVRIAGLVPLCIGGLWALATPAPDLLVTGDGRHVALRMADGSLALLRDRAGDFTRQVLGENGGVEADALTVLADRSDARCSLDLCVAEVVQGGRRWRIAATRSVYPVAWRELVAVCASSDIVVSERRLPRACEPRWLRLDRGVLDSTGGVAVTLKGATVRTVRTTAHQPWLDPPTVQPPFSAAKGNRR
- a CDS encoding citrate synthase, coding for MSDTAKLHVAGKDVEYPVLKGSTGPDVVDIRKLYAQTGAFTYDPGFTSTASCESGLTFIDGDEGVLLHRGYPIGQLAENSSFMEVSYLLLNGELPTQDELTKFESTITRHTMLHEQLATFYRGFRRDAHPMAVMCGVVGALSAFYHDSTDITDPQQRMIASHRLIAKMPTIAAMAYKYSVGQPFLYPKNDLSYTGNFLRMTFGVPAEEYEVNPVVEKALDRIFILHADHEQNASTSTVRLAGSSGANPFACIAAGIACLWGPAHGGANEAALNMLQEIGRPERIPEFIARAKDKNDPFRLMGFGHRVYKNYDPRATVMQKTVREVFAALNVSDPVFEVALQLEEMALKDDYFVEKKLFPNVDFYSGVILSAIGFPTTMFTALFALARTVGWVAQWNEMISDPEQKIGRPRQLYTGPTQRDYVPVSQR
- a CDS encoding ABC transporter ATP-binding protein; translated protein: MPFLKSPARFLLHYVTRRPLAFALLALLVVGGASSAVGVQYAMKLLIDSMTVAAPSHAAVYVALGAFVGLVALENGLVRGAAMLLCNITVASGVRIRLDMFHYLTGHHIGFFQNQRGGSLGHRVGALTGSFQALTHRILMEITPPLIAFGGALLIFLAIDWRMAVAITGIFVAASTGLVFLGMRGDKYHKAFARAASESGGELVDLVGNIAAIKSFGARRRESERLAGFFQTEAAAQKRGWMFVERIRVLHDVALVILVGGALVWAVERWIAGGITAGDVVVVSAMTFRMLNGSRDLAMALIDTSQQFSYLRETLEIVGAPHALEDAPDAVPLRATEGEVRIEGLTFGHHPGRPVLHDLSLEVAPGQKIGIVGPSGAGKSTILQLVQRLHDPQSGRVLIDGQPIDRVTQDSLHQAVAVVPQEVLLFHRSILENIRFARPDATDAEVRAAAEAAHCTGFIALLPKGYDTIVGERGTNLSGGQRQRIGIARAFLSKAPIVLLDEATSALDTGSEIEVQQALDALMAHRTVLAVAHRLSTVVGFDRVIVVEHGRIVEDGAPLSLLRANGAFQRLWALQAEGLDAPVERREFPRFVAGTALRMFGLAPRPPLRLVERQAAG